A part of Anabas testudineus chromosome 9, fAnaTes1.2, whole genome shotgun sequence genomic DNA contains:
- the ier3 gene encoding radiation-inducible immediate-early gene IEX-1, whose translation MYARTNSVTLTVRQESFACSRMAARSREPEVFTFEQIPPQATAVPSFVPIRPKKRCTRVMYPAKVRMHLPPPEKSQAKRWLVVLCLVVLWQIYTEEPCAETQLGSADSPITEYKGFSFQSAEEEARQLAAISASSELLSASPTSPEDNCSSSNQNMPSGSSEPGQDAESSRPFEQSASNSYVVALLMYHRLGSDQ comes from the coding sequence ATGTACGCACGGACCAACAGTGTGACTCTGACTGTTCGTCAGGAGAGCTTCGCCTGCTCCAGGATGGCGGCCCGCAGCAGGGAGCCGGAGGTCTTTACCTTCGAGCAGATTCCTCCCCAGGCCACCGCCGTGCCGTCCTTCGTGCCCATCCGGCCGAAGAAACGCTGCACCCGGGTTATGTACCCAGCTAAAGTCCGCATGCATCTTCCCCCACCGGAGAAGAGCCAGGCCAAGCGCTGGCTGGTGGTCCTGTGCCTGGTGGTTCTGTGGCAGATCTACACCGAGGAGCCCTGCGCCGAGACGCAGCTGGGCAGCGCGGACAGCCCCATCACCGAGTACAAGGGGTTCTCCTTCCAgtctgcagaggaggaggccaGACAGCTCGCAGCCATCAGCGCCAGCTCCGAGCTCCTGTCAGCCTCACCGACCAGCCCCGAGGACAACTGCTCATCCAGCAACCAGAACATGCCGAGCGGCAGCAGCGAGCCCGGCCAGGACGCAGAGAGCAGCCGCCCCTTCGAGCAGAGCGCCAGCAACAGCTACGTGGTGGCTCTGCTGATGTACCACAGACTGGGGAGCGACCAGTAA